The genomic stretch AGAGATTGCTTTTTTATCATCGAAACCGGAATCCTTTGTATAAAAGCAGTCATTTATTACTGCACGGTTTCTCGTGAACTATCAATATAGGCCACCTTGACGTAAGTCAATGACAATGAGGCTTCGTTAGCATCTGGATGTAcacgctcgtgaaaagtaacacggcgaatgaattagttttaattcaatttcataagttgcatggaaacgtcaaaaaatgaataccgcatttggtgatgctgtgtaatttttacactgattttagattaatctagaataactcatttttgaatttaccactataactcaattttgagtactaagcatgaaaaaacgacgccattatttgacacgagtgaaaaggcggcatgattcaacatttgtgcgccattatttagcctttgcggccgtgttatctgttcttgtggctgtttgagtgattccaaaaaatgagaaaatcgctgagaaggtggtcacggacattttaaaaagctttaaggtacacatataaacttttttcattattcattctaaggaaccaaaagttttcaggttgttcgtgtcatcaggaaatttgtgggagagtaaaatatcaagtgattatgcatcacaaaaaaagagcaaaatatacttaaaaaataaatataattagacACCGTTCAGATAGAATGTAacctaagttttgttttgttctgactGTTACTGGCACAAACCTCCCTTTCTACGCTAACATCACATTTAAAACTGAGTGGTTTTCCATTCTTAAACTGAGTacttttaaattctgaaaatggttagtcctaaattcaaaaatgaatatttttctattcaaaaacttGATAGTTCCAAAATCTAAATCGGTgtaggttttaatttcaaaactgagtagttttaaattcaataaatggataattttgtacacataaactgatattttttaagaactaaatgagttttattaaacacaaaaaatgagttcaattggatacatcattctgaataataaatacacagtatttgcccatactatggttacacaattttgaataacaacagagttactcaattttcgtgttgttccactttttatggaaatgaattgttttctaatcatttttgaattcattttagggAGCGTGTACAGTTTCCGGGCCCGTGACAATTCAACCGTTTTTTGCCGTTCGTCACGATTTGGTGTCTTCTGCTCTTTGTATGCAGTCCCACCTGGTTATTGTCACTTTGAACTTGGACTGATGCTGCCTGACAGATTCAATTTGAGAGCCACGCTTGTGATCCTGATCACTAATAAAATCCATTCTGACCGCATTTCTCCTTCCGTTGACTGCACGACTCTGAGTTACTTTCCGATGCCACGATGATTTGGTAGAGGATTTTCCAGGTGCTTGCGTAAAATCAATCCGTGACGTTGCTTTTCGGGGGATCGTAAAAAATATTGGATGAAATTATTATTGGGGACAATGATTTTGGTAGCGAAAAAGAGGGAAAATTTTGCTTCTTAGGACAAAAATGAATCATTTCAACCCTACTGGTGttctgaaaagaaacatatcgAGAACTTCGCGACGATAATGACGGTCACTTACTTATCATGCGTTTTATGTATgcaaaattaaaacaattaaaacaacctaaatttaataaaaaaatcccTCTCTAGCGCAAAACTCGTTTACACACCTCTGTTTTAGTACTAATGTTTACTTTTATTGCTTGTGTCTTTCAGACGCACGTTGTGGAGGCCTTCGAGCAGAGTTTGATTAATGTGTCCCAGAAGCTGCAAAAGCTGACCGTTTCCAAAGATCAGAAGGTAATTTTAACGACGCCAAATAAGTTTAAAACCGAGCCTAATTAACCGATATTCGCAGGAGAACGAAATCCAAGAAATGAGACAAACGATCGAACTTCTACGTCAACAGTCGGCCGGAATAGCCGCCACTCAGCTGCTGGCGTTAAGTGCCGCCCATGGAACGACGACCACTGGAACGGCGGTAATTAGCCAGGCGCCTAGCGCCTCTTGCCATAAAATTCGTGTACTAATTGCTTTTACCATTCTAGCAGCCACCACCGCCTCCCCCGAGGAGTGAGAAGAAACGTCACCACAGTGCCGACTCGATGCATTCAGTCAGTTCAACCGGTTCGGTTGCACCGGAAAAACCTAAGAAAAAAGGCGGCCTAAGGCTGTCGCTGACTCGAGCTTTCTCGCGAAGTCACAAGGACCCGAAACCGAATCGACCGGTTAGTCAAGGTTCTACTTCGAGTGTGGAGAATTCTCTCCACGCGTATCGCAGCCGGGAGGATATCTGCGCCTCTCCGGTGTCTTCCAACACCAGTCCAACGCTGAAAGGTATTACAAATTACAGTTCCCAAGCAATTCGTTTTTTAACCCTTCATAATCTCATTTCAGTCGAACACCAACTCGTCTACGATCGCGACGGCAACCCAACCGTAGTCGAACGACTGGTCGAACAGCTACGCGAGAAGGACATGGTCCTCACCGATATTCGACTGGAAGCATTGACCACCGCTTCGCAGGTGGAAAACCTCAAAGATACCGTCATGAAGATGCGCCAGGAAATGATCAACCTGAAACAAAACAACGACCGGCTGCAACACATGGTGACCCGGCGCTCGATAACGGGCAGTGACGGTTCATTGGCCTCTTCCAGCCCACCCAGCTCAGCCACTGATTCACGGCGACTCAGCAGCGCAACGGCTGACCACCCAAACGGACGGCATGCTTTTGATCTGAATTTGGACGAATGCGATGAGGACAGCATCCCTCCGGCACCAGCCCCAGAACCTCTTCCAGAACCACTGAGTCCGGCCTTTATCGCCGATTTATCACCCTCGTCGGAACGTCCGTCAATCGCGGATGGAATCACCGCGTATCCCTCCGAATCGCTAGTGGATAACGTGGAAGGCAAAAAGATTGCCATCGCAGTCTACCTAGGCCAAGCTGATCAGTTTCTCAAGTATCTCGAGACGGTGAACGACGAAGGCAGCCACCCGGAGAGGAACGGCAAAATCAAACAGAATGAGTTTACCATCGCGTTCACGTACGTGTGCGGAAAAACCGGCTGGCAAAGCTTGGACTACATCGTTGGCCGCAGCTTCCGTGATTTCCTCGAGCGTGTCGATCCGGGCGGCAATCTAGGGCTCAGTACGGAATCTATTGCCAGCTATCACTTGGGCGAAGCGAGGCGTTCCCATGAGCTCTACCTACCGGAATTGCTTCCGTACGGATACATCATTGGCAACGTTGACACGCTGTACATTTGCCTGCGGGGCGTCAGTAACGTGGCTCTCGATAGTCTCATCATCAAGAACATGGTGCTGCGCTATAAATCAGCTGCCGTTGTGTCGACCTGAGAACTGACTTTTGACAGGCAAAAAAAATAGCGTTCAAAATAAATCCCACGTCGAATCGAGTGtgctttttttcggttttcgtttaaaaataataaaacaaaccgATCGCTGGCGATTCTATTTATGATAGTGTAATAACTAACATTTATTAAATGGTCTGTTCAGTTTGGATGAACAGATTTGATTCGTTTTGCAGTCGGCTTTCAATAGTGTAGCGAATTATTTAAATGAGAGTGTACTTTTTTGAGAGGGTTATTACGGTTAGCTACGCGTGTGTCTGCTTGTAAATTATGTTGTGAATTACAATGCTCTAGAATTACATTTCGACATCGGCTAGATAGTGTAAGGGCTTCGGCTAACGAAGCTTAACCCGTGGACAGTTGCGCGTTACAATAAAGTTTGAATGTTGTGGATCATTTCCGAGAAGGTTATTTTGAAAGAAAGTATCACTTAAAAAGATCAGTATTTTCGTACCAGTCGTCAACTCATTTTTAATTTCTAAAATGTACTTGAGTTGCTGATCACTGCACTGCTTTAAATGCTGAGTTTTACTTTGCGATCAAACGAGTTTTAGCCAACATAGGTTGGAAGTTGAAAGAGTGAATTCGAGTGTTCTCTTCACatctataaaaaatatatattttgctCTGTTTCCTTCACTTTTCTGCATCAAAGGTGTTGAAAccattaaaacattttttgacgttgactaacgtctatatcgaagttaggcccctgaatttgaaaatctagtaattcaaccagggaaaaccagagaaaagtggtcaggttttgagcgcttattttgcagtcatctttaatcaggttttcgaagttttggcatcaatcgatcagaaattcttttacggttaaatttatgtaacagaaacaaactattgtttgagatacactattgaaaaattggtaattaatatcgattgtctaaatcataccgcgcagccaatcactacctctcttcccaagcacagtcgacactaacggatacaatcgatctgactttgttgttattgttgttgtcactttctgtttccgatgtttatgctgctgctagcgaaaaaaaccttgcaaatatgcatctttttgttggtgttaattttacgacagcggccggcgccccatcattctgattccaaaaccgcaccagtgacatgcggacgctaggtgatagcagctgaaaagaggaaatacaaaatagtaccggtcatctcgtgccggtttcacccttaatgctggtggctttagtagtaaatggctactgcaaaacacttaaatggctggaattctggacggactaaccaggaaactataatcggcaactggcaccttttggtgcctcgaaattttgtacagaagcggctaactgaattttctgttttaccaaatgctgctgctagcggaaaaaaccttgcaaaaatgcatgtttgtgttggtgttaatattatgacagcggccggcgcagctttcaagaaacatttgtctctaccattccatcatctatgtagcccctccctctttctatttatctgacgaagccttggtataaaacgtatcgttcgaacatttcaccccatcagtttcattattaaaccgtaccggatacatacggacgctcggtgttagcagctaaaaggaggaaaaacaaaatagtaccggtcatctcgtgccggtttgacccgtgatgctggtggctactgcaaaatactaaaatggctggaattctggacggaaaccagtaaacaagaaataggcaactggcaccttttggtgcctcgcagttttataatagaagcggttagttgaattttatgttttacaattgctgttgctagcggaaaaaaaccttgcaaaaatgcatgtttatgttgatgttaatttcacgacagcgctaggtgttagcagctgaaaggaggaaagacaaaatagtaccggtcatctcgtgccggtttcacccgttatgctggtggctgttagtaataaatggctactgcaaaatactaaaatggctggaattctggacgagaataatcggaaactggtaccttttggagcctagAAATTttattacagaagttttgtaaaagaagcgttgcaattccctctactattagcttcaatggaattttttttttttttaagaatacggtagtcaacgtcatgcggtcgtgtcttgaataccaccctcctactttttgttGATAATAGGAGTGCTGTTTGcctatttcaattattttaaaagcGAATGTAATTGTAACTGTAATTGTGTGTTTAAGAAGTTCTTTTCTGATTTAGAGTGCTCACTTTTATTTGCTGAGAAGAGATGTAGGTACGCAACTAGATTTTGTAtctaaaaaaacttatttttataaaaaaattagacaggtccaaattttttttatatttttaatgaaagttTCGATAGTTCCTTGAAAGTGAtctcttgacaacttttctctaacttCTGTCATAACCGTACAACCATGAGACGGCTTTCGGTCGCTGGACATAAAAAAGTCCGTCGGAGGCCGATATTGGTTTCTCTCGAGCCTCTCCCCTTTTATAAAGGTACTTGGTTTTCGATGCAATAATTTCTATCCCAACTCTCCTGCCTCCACTTTTAGTTTATCGCAGATTGCCTTCGCCATCCCAAAGTGTGTCATAATATCGTCGAGGTCGTGTGCGAAACCTATGAGTTAACTACCTCGAAAGCAATGTGAACATTGCGCAGAATAgtccatctccttgtctcaaccgCGCTGCGAAGGGATTAGAGAGTGTGCCCGATACGCACACATAAAACATCACTCGATTCAAGATACCTTCGATAATTTGTATCAGTTTATCCgtaaaaccgtagtcgtgcatctCGATCGACATCATACACTGCTTTGAAGTTCACAAAGATGTGATGTGTAGGCTCGTTGTATtcccggcatttctgaaggatctgccgaaaagtgaagatttgatcggtagtagcgcgtgcttgtgtGAAGCCTTACGAATCCTTTTGCTAGAGGAGAAAGAGAGCAAAATTTAGGAGATGACTTCGCAGGCGGCGTTGAGCAATGTTATGCCACGGTAGTTGCCGATTGTAGCCGATCGGATAACTTCCTTTCCGCCTCCTTCGATTGCTCTGCCATTGAGGTGCTTATCGAAAAACTGCTTTCACCTGTAGTAGACAGCCTCGCGCTCGCCTGTGATCAGGGTTCTCTAGCTCTTACGGGATTGGTTTACCTTCCGGTAAAACTTGCGCGTGTCATTAGCCCAGaacagttgctccagctcttcaCGATCCCTGTCCTCCTGCTAGCGTTTGATTCTCCTCAGAATCGTGGTTCATCTATCGCTTGCTGGTTTGACGGGAAATCAGTCATTTTGTCGGCTTGACGTTGCCTTACTAAGTGCTGTGGGTGCGACCTCTCTGAGCCCCGAGAGTCGAAGTTTCTCCGTGGAAGATAATACCAACTCAAGTAAGCGCGCGCATTTCCCGGTAGCTTGCGGGTTGAGCAAATGCCGGATGCTGGCCCGAGGAGGAGGGTTTTGTCGTGGGTGAAATACCgtagatagttttgagcgcacatgTACTGCTACTAGGTGGTGGTCCTAGGTTATATCCACACCTCGGAGGGAGCATATATTTGTGATGTTTGGAAAAAAACCGGCCGTGGTCAATTTGTAgccaggtgatctccaggtggctttgtatGGAAAACAAAGTACTTCTAATCATCATGCCTcgagaagctgcgaagttgatgcaTCATTGGCCGTTGTTGTTAGTGTCGGTGTGTAGGTTGTGAGGCCCTATCACCGATCTTTTCTACCAACCTGGACGTTCATATCCCCGATAACGATGCCTCCAATTGCGCGTAGAACGAGTCCTTCACGAGTGTACGTTGATGTTGATGCTGTAGTTGATGAAACGGTCTTTAATCCTCGAATCTTTTAATCCTCAACAGGTTGATCACGCGATCCTGTATTCATCCACAAAAACCCGTTCCCAGCTCGTAGGTTGTGCCGCCACACATTCTCCACACCTTTTCTTCTTTTCGACAGAGCGCCACGATGTCAAACTTTCGGGGTTCTAACTGCTCAAGCAGCACCCTATCTCCGCCAACAAAATTAAGCGACTTGCAGTTCCAGCACCAAGTTTTCATTCGTGGTTCgcttttcgttgcctaggtatAGTGTCGCCAGTTATATTTTCTAGATTGAATCTCGTGTAGGTCGTAGCAAGCTGCGACCGCGAGTGAAAAAGATTTCGCTTgcgatttttttgtgtatttctaGAAAATTCGCAAATCTTTTCCGGTTTATCGTGCTAAAGTGTTTAAAAACTTGGAGAGAATGTTAATTCTCATTTTGTTCGCTGTTGTGCGTGGACCTTTTTCGTTTGTCACTGTTTTTGAACCGTGAAGGTCCATCTGCAGAGAAAAAGTGTGCtatttagttttgaatattGTTATGTAgttcgaaatgaaagctgcaaACTGGTGCCAAGTGAGAAAAGACGTGACCGGGAACCTGCAATCATAAATGTGTGAAGATTAGTAAACGTTGTGCCAGACTTGATCCATGATCCAGGTGGCGGAGCGCTTTTCCTCGAAAGTGCAAAACATCACCAAGGATACGGtgtatttgtttgtgtgcgagtGGTGAAAAAAAGTAACGGAATGCTTTGTTCGCTGAATGTATAAGATAAGTGCAATGTGTTCAGATTAACAAAAACATTTATTCATAATTTTGCCAGAGGTTAACTGGTTCTTTTTTGGATCTTAAGTAGATTTTTCCTATCTTCCGTGAAatattaaataaaaacaaaagtttCAAGTAACTAAAACTTTGGCATGTGTTGTGGGTATTTTGTCAAGTTTTATTTCGTGattctctagcttttgaacaaataatgATTTTTGAGTGACTATTCGTAAATTGAGATGAAACGAATCCATGCTGGTGGTATGCTAATAATGACAATTTTGGCATTTGAAAAAATTTCCTAACTGTTTTATATGCAAATTCGCATTTTGTTGGAATTTTAGGCTTcccccagctggtcttgaggtacgattctggcctaacaagccagtcgtcataggttcgagtctcggctcgggagcaactgttagtgtcagtttgatcgtagcgctagccccacaattgtcctgtacacttaacagttggctgcgaagtctgtatataataaacagaaggtcgagttccgatacggaatgtagtaccaaggctttgcttttttcggctttggatgcatggaactttgccaaCTTCTGGATTCAATAGGTGATTTAGTTCATTTACGCAAACCAACATATTCGTTTAATGCGTTCAAGTTTACCCTCGCAGTGGTCGGTTTATAACGATTTTTGCACGCGTTATTGTAATTTTACCCAGTATAACTATTTAAATACAATTGACTGAATGTGATATCCCGAAGGACgatttatatgagaaaaaatcgcgtaaaaactTATCACTTCAATGTAACATTGTACCGTTTCGTGTGACTTCTCTTATTTGCGACtcgaataatattttttcttcggtTCCTTAGATATAACCCAGCCGAACATAGACAAATTTCTAAATTATgtgaaaaaagttgaagaggttgtttataagatacgaccgcaagtttaacgtagaattacgacagcctgtcttatgtcaataaattttttgcaatacctttggaaatacactcgattagggttaatcaatttaatggtgtgaagcggtatatttttcgtatattatttttgcttaaaaataatatacgaaatccgttggaaactgactgagtttaaaacatatgaaagtgggcaatattcgtgatgctctcgatgttttcggttttacaatttgtacccctatatgtGATGCCGTAAGATTAATTCTTCGTCGAAAGTGCACTAATTGACGTGCTCATGCTGACTCTGTTGAaaggaaaattaaaaatgagtAGAAATCGTATtaatcaattcataaatgtttaAAATCTGTTGTATTTACCAGGCAATTGAACTGTGCAGTAACAGTTTACGATTTCAGCCTTGTGGAATGTTTGAAACAAAGCagaaagaattttcattttgcgAAGGTATCGTCGGAATCCTCGGTCAAGTACATTAATACAAAGATTGTTTGTATTTCTTGGAGCTGTAAGAAGACATAGCTTTACCGGAGGAAGGCCGGAACCCTCAATCGGCCAAACCCCCCTTCTGTAGATTGTTATGAACCATGCGTATGATCGAGATTCTGTAAGAAGTGACTGGTTTGTAATGGTGAAAACTTAGTAAATTGACTTTTACTTACATTTTCTACAACTTAAGCACAGGAAGAACAAGATGGTATAGTGTAGAATCGTACGTGCTATGAGCATGTGTATTACGTTTACTAAACAGATCCTGAACACTAATTTTTTGATTGATTGGTGAAGTATTAACCAAACTTTTGATAAAACGATTGGCTTATCTTTCCAGTAAAACCAGTGAAAAAATTACATTAAGATCAATTGGAAAAGATGCGGCTATCCAATCACGAGCTCACTTTCTACTCTAAACCGGAAAGAACTCTCATAAAGTCAACAATATAGCGTGGCTTGAAAGAAGAAAGTGTTCTCGTTCTCGTGTCGTATATAagggtcgaaattctgctgtgatggcaaactataaccgtcttttctaagacgttacatccttgttaatgaagtgttgtgaattttctgaaACGGACTCatcatcgtgagcagaacgtgccgaacttttctgtttgaaatgggatttgtttcgcatatttcgccggttatgcacagtatcaacgaaTCGTAATGAACATCACactgcaattgcagcagcatcaaatcacagttgcagtttaataataattattcattatgctcttccaaatacatttagtagtcTTGAGAAAGGCCGATTGCAgcaattgcaatttttattcaattatcgcataa from Wyeomyia smithii strain HCP4-BCI-WySm-NY-G18 chromosome 3, ASM2978416v1, whole genome shotgun sequence encodes the following:
- the LOC129731023 gene encoding protein sickie-like isoform X2 — protein: MPEGFATIRTRGLARSTSRAEQLPPPRRNTGPLKHAGSGPLYENNNGSDGNRLSYKSTSATLICVPPPVPPRISSELTMKNDSKQTDDRNAFRDDDDIYCTAALTYETFKPLKSPTLNSELADYVNLGQSMDSIHRLNYDFEMPPLKSPQYITELKLIQSKATENGSLFSRPESPPYGKIRHSYRSSTPESCDCSSGSSTYSNPINSGKASSLSGFLGQDETPRPPLPTPKSVALQYRKSYSNSRSEIIYEESKKLTNGSQSSDTDSGYHGSQGSSYSKIHKSAELLNCAADPPTRCSPPKLTRGYSTLGHPRDVHIAGNAGQSRTASGGSKSTTSLNETGLRPVGKQPEQLELEQKVGDQTTLRSKPVIPWYELAIRKDHRQSCPPLQTHVVEAFEQSLINVSQKLQKLTVSKDQKENEIQEMRQTIELLRQQSAGIAATQLLALSAAHGTTTTGTAPPPPPPRSEKKRHHSADSMHSVSSTGSVAPEKPKKKGGLRLSLTRAFSRSHKDPKPNRPVSQGSTSSVENSLHAYRSREDICASPVSSNTSPTLKVEHQLVYDRDGNPTVVERLVEQLREKDMVLTDIRLEALTTASQVENLKDTVMKMRQEMINLKQNNDRLQHMVTRRSITGSDGSLASSSPPSSATDSRRLSSATADHPNGRHAFDLNLDECDEDSIPPAPAPEPLPEPLSPAFIADLSPSSERPSIADGITAYPSESLVDNVEGKKIAIAVYLGQADQFLKYLETVNDEGSHPERNGKIKQNEFTIAFTYVCGKTGWQSLDYIVGRSFRDFLERVDPGGNLGLSTESIASYHLGEARRSHELYLPELLPYGYIIGNVDTLYICLRGVSNVALDSLIIKNMVLRYKSAAVVST
- the LOC129731023 gene encoding protein sickie-like isoform X1; protein product: MPEGFATIRTRGLARSTSRAEQLPPPRRNTGPLKHAGSGPLYENNNGSDGNRLSYKSTSATLICVPPPVPPRISSELTMKNDSKQTDDRNAFRDDDDIYCTAALTYETFKPLKSPTLNSELADYVNLGQSMDSIHRLNYDFEMPPLKSPQYITELKLIQSKATENGSLFSRPESPPYGKIRHSYRSSTPESCDCSSGSSTYSNPINSGKASSLSGFLGQDETPRPPLPTPKSVALQYRKSYSNSRSEIIYEESKKLTNGSQSSDTDSGYHGSQGSSYSKIHKSAELLNCAADPPTRCSPPKLTRGYSTLGHPRDVHIAGNAGQSRTASGGSKSTTSLNETGLRPVGKQPEQLELEQKVGDQTTLRSKPVIPWYELAIRKDHRQSCPPLQTHVVEAFEQSLINVSQKLQKLTVSKDQKENEIQEMRQTIELLRQQSAGIAATQLLALSAAHGTTTTGTAQPPPPPPRSEKKRHHSADSMHSVSSTGSVAPEKPKKKGGLRLSLTRAFSRSHKDPKPNRPVSQGSTSSVENSLHAYRSREDICASPVSSNTSPTLKVEHQLVYDRDGNPTVVERLVEQLREKDMVLTDIRLEALTTASQVENLKDTVMKMRQEMINLKQNNDRLQHMVTRRSITGSDGSLASSSPPSSATDSRRLSSATADHPNGRHAFDLNLDECDEDSIPPAPAPEPLPEPLSPAFIADLSPSSERPSIADGITAYPSESLVDNVEGKKIAIAVYLGQADQFLKYLETVNDEGSHPERNGKIKQNEFTIAFTYVCGKTGWQSLDYIVGRSFRDFLERVDPGGNLGLSTESIASYHLGEARRSHELYLPELLPYGYIIGNVDTLYICLRGVSNVALDSLIIKNMVLRYKSAAVVST